The proteins below are encoded in one region of Geobacter sp.:
- a CDS encoding methyltransferase domain-containing protein produces MQAVIDLVQVFFRVAAQLGRTLLYKAKQGIMSENCRMRQDNPAVRFPPCDLSTTALNHCDYRLYLNSGLAHAQFVVETIRSHTDARNLAVCEWGCGPGRVIQHLPQLDNGIARLIGTDRHHATIDWCRQNLPHMEFLSHGMHPPLTLANNSMDVVYCCAVFSHLAEPLHHAWVTEILRLLRPGGLLIASFHGNHYEDRMAANELADYRNGSLVVHPKGREGETDFVSFAGDRFVREHLLNLFDNITRLDDAPFLQTVWAATAPAA; encoded by the coding sequence ATGCAGGCAGTGATCGACCTGGTGCAGGTCTTTTTTCGCGTCGCAGCGCAACTGGGACGTACGCTTCTCTACAAAGCGAAACAGGGAATCATGTCGGAGAACTGCCGGATGCGGCAGGACAACCCTGCGGTCCGGTTTCCGCCGTGCGACCTCTCCACGACCGCCCTGAACCATTGCGACTACCGTCTCTATCTCAATTCCGGCCTGGCGCATGCGCAATTCGTCGTTGAAACGATCCGGAGCCACACCGACGCCCGCAACCTGGCCGTCTGCGAGTGGGGCTGCGGGCCGGGCCGGGTCATCCAGCACCTGCCGCAACTGGACAATGGCATTGCCCGCCTGATCGGCACCGACCGCCACCACGCCACCATCGACTGGTGCCGGCAGAACCTGCCCCATATGGAATTCCTCTCCCACGGGATGCACCCACCGCTCACCCTGGCCAACAACAGCATGGACGTGGTCTACTGCTGCGCCGTCTTCTCCCATCTGGCCGAACCGCTCCACCACGCCTGGGTGACCGAGATCCTGCGGTTGCTCCGGCCGGGCGGGCTCCTGATCGCCTCGTTTCACGGCAATCACTACGAGGACCGCATGGCAGCCAACGAGCTGGCCGACTATCGCAACGGCAGCCTGGTCGTCCATCCCAAGGGGAGGGAGGGGGAGACCGATTTCGTCTCCTTTGCCGGCGACCGCTTCGTCCGCGAACATCTGCTCAACCTCTTCGACAATATCACCCGGCTCGATGACGCCCCGTTCCTGCAGACCGTCTGGGCTGCGACCGCGCCTGCAGCGTGA
- a CDS encoding CsbD family protein, whose translation MRVSTRFMVRGIFHEMRGKVKEIVGSVCSNRKLGAKGTFERITGKMQRKVGKVQGMCGL comes from the coding sequence ATGAGAGTCAGCACACGGTTTATGGTCAGAGGGATCTTCCACGAAATGAGAGGGAAGGTCAAAGAGATCGTCGGCTCTGTCTGTTCCAACAGGAAACTGGGAGCCAAGGGCACATTCGAACGGATCACCGGCAAGATGCAGAGAAAGGTCGGCAAGGTACAGGGGATGTGCGGATTGTAG
- a CDS encoding cold-shock protein has protein sequence MVNGTVKWFNDSKGFGFLEQENGEDVFCHFSAITGNGFKSLAEGDRVTFEVTKGPKGLQAANVTRV, from the coding sequence ATGGTAAACGGAACAGTAAAGTGGTTTAACGACAGCAAGGGTTTTGGATTTCTCGAGCAGGAAAATGGCGAAGACGTATTCTGCCATTTTTCCGCCATCACGGGTAATGGGTTCAAATCCCTTGCCGAAGGCGATAGGGTGACGTTTGAAGTTACCAAGGGTCCGAAAGGGCTTCAGGCCGCAAACGTAACCAGAGTTTAA
- a CDS encoding SDR family oxidoreductase: protein MTAENVERVALVTGGGQGIGKGIVQRLVRDGMRVIVADIDEEAAEETAAEYGASCIAVAVDVADEQAVAGVVHRIRARFGRLDVLVNNAGIAMPNAAPVEQLELGDWSRVIATNLTSVFLCSKHAIPLLRAARGAIVNIASTRALQSEAHTEAYVASKGGIVALTHALAVSLGPEIRVNCVSPGWIAVDAWRKSAWRESPVLSPQDHAQHPAGRVGQPEDVAAMVAYLISPQAGFVTGQNFVVDGGMTRKMIYAESPVLPG, encoded by the coding sequence ATGACGGCAGAGAATGTTGAAAGGGTTGCCCTGGTTACCGGCGGCGGCCAGGGGATCGGCAAGGGGATTGTACAGCGGCTGGTGCGGGACGGGATGCGGGTCATCGTTGCCGACATCGACGAGGAGGCGGCAGAGGAGACAGCTGCAGAGTATGGTGCTTCATGCATCGCCGTTGCTGTCGACGTCGCCGACGAGCAGGCCGTGGCAGGGGTGGTGCACCGGATCAGGGCGCGGTTCGGCCGCCTGGATGTCCTGGTCAACAACGCGGGGATTGCGATGCCCAATGCCGCCCCGGTGGAACAGCTGGAACTGGGAGACTGGAGCCGGGTCATTGCAACCAACCTCACTAGTGTCTTCCTCTGCAGCAAACATGCAATACCCCTTCTGCGAGCGGCCAGAGGCGCCATCGTCAACATTGCTTCCACCCGTGCCCTGCAATCAGAGGCCCATACCGAGGCGTACGTAGCCAGCAAAGGGGGGATCGTCGCCCTGACCCATGCCCTTGCCGTGAGCCTTGGTCCGGAGATCCGGGTGAACTGCGTCAGCCCTGGCTGGATTGCGGTCGATGCCTGGAGAAAGAGCGCCTGGCGCGAGTCGCCGGTTTTAAGCCCGCAGGATCATGCCCAGCACCCGGCTGGGCGGGTGGGGCAACCCGAGGATGTCGCTGCAATGGTCGCCTATCTGATTTCACCCCAGGCCGGCTTTGTTACCGGCCAGAATTTCGTGGTGGACGGAGGGATGACCCGGAAGATGATCTATGCCGAATCGCCGGTGCTGCCCGGTTAG
- a CDS encoding dioxygenase, which yields MTRREFLACSGSAAVALMTGCVASPPLPKSEFTDFGGPDQPYLGLATSLLREYDYAAEVTGTLPAALRGVLYRNGPGLFDRGGLRKRSLLDGDGLIQRFHFHDGGVRFRCRFVQTPKFREEAAAGRFLFPTWSTLAPGGIWNNFWGPGRIRSQAGVTVFPWQGRLYAFDESSLPFALDPDTLETLGESRLGVPPETPVIFAAHAKLDPATGEWLHFGIQYGRRVSLHLTCFAPDGRLSRHRVVELPRYVYLHDWFVSSSHVMLSLHPLEVAVWGPLLGIRSILDSLRWHPGEGNLLLVLPRDLSGEPLRLATGAEFMWHSVNAFEQRGELIADFVGYANPDHLVGPTAVVHSVMTGGKGVFRTPGLLRRYRIDPGAGRVSAETLAEGNFEWPRMDERLRCRPYRFVYLCAANQGEFFWSAVERHDLQTGKRLRHDFGAGCFCTEPVFVPRPGVADEGSGWVLTEVYDSRTRRSFLAVLDGERLADGPVARVMLRHHVPFSYHGWWVGVG from the coding sequence CTGACCCGTAGAGAATTTCTTGCATGCAGCGGCTCTGCTGCGGTCGCGCTCATGACCGGCTGTGTTGCCAGCCCTCCCCTGCCCAAGTCGGAGTTCACCGATTTTGGCGGCCCTGACCAGCCATACCTGGGGTTGGCAACCTCGCTCCTGCGTGAATACGACTATGCCGCCGAGGTGACGGGGACGCTCCCCGCGGCCCTGCGCGGGGTTTTGTACCGCAACGGTCCGGGGCTGTTCGACCGGGGAGGCTTGCGCAAGCGGAGTCTTTTGGACGGCGACGGGCTGATCCAGCGCTTTCATTTCCATGATGGCGGAGTCCGGTTTCGCTGCCGCTTCGTGCAGACCCCGAAATTCCGGGAGGAGGCAGCGGCGGGCCGCTTTCTCTTCCCCACCTGGAGCACCCTTGCCCCTGGCGGCATCTGGAACAACTTCTGGGGGCCGGGCCGCATCCGCAGCCAGGCCGGGGTAACGGTCTTCCCCTGGCAGGGGAGGCTCTATGCCTTCGACGAATCGTCCCTGCCGTTCGCACTCGACCCGGACACGCTGGAAACCCTGGGTGAGTCGAGGCTCGGCGTGCCGCCGGAGACTCCGGTGATCTTTGCGGCCCATGCCAAGCTCGATCCCGCCACTGGCGAATGGCTCCACTTCGGCATCCAGTATGGTCGCCGGGTTTCCCTGCACCTGACCTGCTTTGCACCCGACGGTCGGCTTTCCCGGCACCGGGTCGTCGAACTCCCCCGCTACGTCTATCTGCACGACTGGTTCGTCAGCAGCAGCCACGTGATGCTCAGCCTCCACCCCCTGGAGGTGGCGGTCTGGGGGCCGCTTCTGGGCATCCGGAGTATCCTCGATTCCCTGCGCTGGCATCCCGGAGAAGGGAACCTGTTGCTGGTGCTGCCGCGGGATCTGAGCGGGGAACCGCTCCGGCTCGCGACCGGGGCGGAGTTCATGTGGCATTCGGTCAATGCCTTCGAGCAGCGGGGAGAGTTGATCGCCGATTTCGTCGGCTATGCCAACCCCGACCACCTGGTGGGGCCGACGGCGGTCGTCCATTCGGTCATGACCGGTGGGAAGGGGGTGTTCCGGACCCCCGGCCTGCTCCGCCGTTACCGGATTGATCCCGGTGCCGGGCGGGTGAGCGCGGAAACGCTGGCAGAGGGGAATTTCGAGTGGCCGCGCATGGACGAGCGGCTGCGCTGCCGGCCGTACCGGTTCGTCTACCTCTGTGCGGCGAACCAGGGGGAGTTTTTCTGGTCGGCCGTGGAGCGGCACGACCTGCAGACGGGGAAGCGCTTACGCCATGATTTCGGCGCTGGCTGCTTCTGCACCGAGCCGGTCTTTGTCCCGCGGCCAGGCGTGGCGGATGAAGGGAGCGGCTGGGTGCTGACCGAGGTCTACGACAGCCGGACAAGGAGGAGCTTCCTGGCGGTGCTGGATGGGGAACGGCTGGCGGACGGGCCGGTGGCGCGGGTGATGCTTCGGCACCACGTGCCGTTCAGCTATCATGGCTGGTGGGTCGGGGTGGGATGA
- a CDS encoding PaaI family thioesterase, producing MTHASAEEITATSCPPVDLGGEPSWVPFDAPSLVGESLRFVSGEPDGNRFRARYYRDAEQHLHARIWFGPETEGPPGSAHGGAVAAVMDEALGLAAWAAGYPIVVGNLNVSFRNLLPLQKVVTVESRVVSAEGRKVMVHGRIFCNDTVYAEGECLCITIRKP from the coding sequence GTGACACACGCATCTGCAGAAGAAATCACCGCCACTTCATGCCCGCCGGTCGACCTGGGCGGAGAACCGAGCTGGGTCCCCTTTGACGCGCCGTCGCTGGTCGGCGAATCGCTCCGCTTCGTTTCCGGCGAGCCGGACGGCAACCGTTTCCGCGCCCGCTACTATCGCGACGCCGAACAGCATCTCCATGCCCGCATCTGGTTCGGCCCGGAGACCGAAGGCCCTCCGGGCAGCGCCCATGGCGGCGCAGTGGCAGCCGTGATGGATGAGGCACTGGGGCTGGCGGCATGGGCCGCAGGCTATCCCATCGTGGTCGGCAACCTGAACGTCAGCTTCCGCAACCTGCTCCCCTTGCAGAAGGTGGTGACGGTCGAGAGCAGGGTCGTCTCCGCAGAAGGGCGCAAGGTCATGGTGCACGGCCGCATCTTCTGCAACGACACGGTCTATGCGGAAGGGGAGTGCCTCTGCATCACCATCAGGAAACCCTGA
- a CDS encoding MFS transporter, with amino-acid sequence MVGQAPISPLKRIHYGWVIVAIGSLVLFSCFGLARYAYAMLIPTMQTGLDLSYDRMGFIGTGNFIGYLVSVVLAPPVMRRLKPRATIAAGLTLLSLCMLGISASTGFATAFCLYALVGFGSGFANIPMMALVTYWFRSERRGRAAGLIIGGNGVGIILAGFLVPFLNRVYGADGWRYGWLVLGLLCLAVAGVAALFLRNNPGELGLEPMGKPVQPVSGQFVDREKRGDGVILLSLGMLYLVFGATFMVYGTFIVTTMVKEYGFPEAKAGLYWSWVGFFSLFSGVGFGALSDRIGRKWGLALVFLVQSAAYLLAGLKLGNAPLLLSIVLYGLAVFAIPAIMAAAIGDYLGLSRAATAFATVTLFFALGQSTGPATAGLIARTSGSFGNAYLLAGVLTAVAALFAATLPHPRADREGA; translated from the coding sequence ATGGTCGGCCAAGCACCCATATCCCCCCTGAAACGCATCCACTATGGCTGGGTCATCGTCGCCATCGGGTCGCTGGTGCTCTTTTCCTGCTTCGGTCTTGCCCGCTACGCCTATGCCATGCTGATCCCGACCATGCAGACGGGACTCGATCTCTCCTACGACCGGATGGGCTTCATCGGCACCGGCAACTTCATCGGCTACCTGGTATCGGTGGTGCTGGCCCCGCCGGTCATGCGCCGCCTCAAGCCGAGGGCGACCATCGCTGCCGGACTCACACTCCTCAGTCTCTGCATGCTCGGGATCAGCGCCAGCACGGGCTTTGCGACCGCATTCTGCCTTTATGCGCTGGTCGGGTTCGGCAGCGGCTTTGCAAATATCCCGATGATGGCGCTGGTGACCTACTGGTTCCGGAGCGAGAGGCGGGGGAGGGCTGCGGGGCTGATCATCGGCGGCAACGGTGTCGGCATCATCCTGGCCGGGTTTCTCGTCCCCTTCCTGAACCGCGTCTATGGGGCGGATGGCTGGCGCTACGGCTGGCTGGTACTCGGCCTGCTCTGCCTGGCGGTTGCCGGAGTGGCGGCGCTCTTCCTGCGGAACAACCCCGGCGAGCTCGGGCTGGAGCCGATGGGCAAGCCGGTGCAGCCGGTCAGCGGGCAGTTTGTGGACCGCGAGAAGCGGGGGGACGGCGTCATCCTGCTCAGCCTGGGGATGCTCTACCTGGTGTTCGGCGCAACCTTCATGGTTTACGGGACCTTCATCGTCACGACCATGGTCAAGGAATACGGTTTCCCCGAGGCAAAGGCAGGGCTCTACTGGTCGTGGGTCGGGTTTTTCAGCCTCTTTTCCGGGGTGGGGTTTGGCGCCCTTTCCGACCGAATCGGCCGGAAGTGGGGACTGGCGCTGGTCTTCCTGGTGCAGTCCGCGGCGTACCTCCTTGCCGGGCTGAAGCTGGGGAATGCACCCCTGCTGCTCTCCATCGTGCTCTACGGGTTGGCAGTCTTTGCCATTCCGGCCATCATGGCGGCGGCGATCGGCGACTACCTCGGCCTCTCCCGCGCTGCCACTGCCTTTGCCACGGTGACGCTCTTCTTCGCCCTGGGCCAGTCCACCGGCCCGGCAACCGCCGGCCTGATCGCCAGGACCAGCGGCAGCTTCGGTAACGCCTACCTGCTGGCAGGGGTGCTCACCGCTGTCGCAGCCCTCTTTGCCGCCACCCTCCCCCATCCCCGCGCAGATCGCGAAGGGGCCTGA